One stretch of Bacteroidota bacterium DNA includes these proteins:
- a CDS encoding protein kinase: protein MIDQTISQYKIVEKLGEGGMGVVYKAQDTKLNRIVALKFLPHHLAKGTSEQTRFLQEAQAVAILNHPNICVIHDVREEDGKQFIVMEFVEGKTVRETFLKGKIKIETAIDYAIQIAEALEEAHTKGIVHRDIKADNIMINSKNQVKVMDFGLAKLKGSLKLTRTSSTVGTLAYMAPEQMQGGEVDPRSDIFSFGVLFFEMLSGRLPFRGEHEAAMMYSIINEDPENIQKFVPDAPAELSFLLKTALEKNQDDRFQHMSDIVRDLRRLKKQSSRVNRPQYSGEYKKIEEEKTQHSSSQHQSADTPKNSKKTLQYIVGGLVVMILIFAGLMLFMQNDPIPFTKTQMSRITSTGKIFSASISQDGRYVAYVQLDKGKYSLWVKQLATSSNIQIRIAQKAAIADPVFSNDGNFIFYRMGDDVLDNYSLYKIPVLGGNSVKILDNVQSSVTLSPDGKQLAFRRVYPESGNFALVVASVDGSQQKDLSAYKGDLWINGNPSWSPDGKMIAASLGSWEGGFHHTVVGFDVTTAEMKKLSTHQWDDVSQVNWLSNGKGLVVEASSINIIATQLFFIEYPSGTVSKVTNDLNNYLSSSLTNDFKTLCTVLNEQELYLYFVQNGDAKHAKKITSQRNDGDRGLTISSKNELYYSSRQNGAFDIWKSELNGENQQQITFDEFLEFDFSVSTIAKSIVFTSSKGGIPNIWSLKTDGTGLKQLTKDAEDYRPTIDATGKWVVFDSWLRGPNTIMKVLLDGGERVDITSTQGTQPSITNDGKRVIFRKYDDQRKVQTMYAVPLEGGTPKYLFDLSSDAENEMVMRPNSNDISYILTENGVSNIYIRSLDGGAQKRYTDFDEYFITNFAWTNDGKSLIVSRGDIRSDVVIIADEQNKTVK from the coding sequence ATGATCGATCAGACAATATCGCAATATAAAATAGTTGAGAAATTAGGTGAAGGTGGGATGGGTGTAGTGTATAAAGCCCAAGACACCAAACTGAACAGGATCGTCGCCCTCAAATTTCTTCCGCATCATCTTGCGAAAGGGACATCTGAGCAGACGCGGTTTCTTCAAGAGGCTCAGGCTGTCGCAATTCTGAACCATCCCAATATTTGTGTGATCCACGATGTCCGTGAAGAAGATGGGAAACAGTTCATTGTCATGGAATTTGTAGAGGGAAAAACGGTCCGGGAGACGTTTCTGAAGGGAAAGATCAAAATCGAAACCGCCATCGATTATGCAATCCAGATTGCCGAAGCACTCGAAGAAGCGCACACCAAAGGGATCGTCCATAGGGATATCAAAGCTGATAACATCATGATCAATTCCAAAAACCAAGTTAAGGTGATGGATTTTGGTCTGGCAAAATTAAAAGGATCATTAAAACTGACGCGGACTTCGAGCACTGTTGGCACGCTTGCATATATGGCGCCGGAACAGATGCAGGGAGGCGAAGTTGATCCACGGTCGGATATCTTCTCGTTCGGTGTATTGTTTTTTGAGATGCTGTCAGGACGGCTTCCGTTCCGCGGCGAGCATGAAGCGGCAATGATGTACTCCATCATCAATGAGGACCCGGAGAATATTCAGAAATTTGTCCCGGATGCACCGGCAGAGTTGTCATTTCTTTTAAAGACCGCGCTCGAAAAAAATCAGGATGACCGCTTTCAGCACATGTCCGATATTGTACGCGATCTGCGTCGTTTGAAGAAACAGAGTTCACGAGTTAATCGTCCGCAATATTCCGGCGAGTACAAAAAAATTGAAGAAGAAAAAACTCAACACTCCTCTTCGCAGCACCAATCGGCAGACACTCCAAAGAACAGCAAAAAAACACTTCAGTATATTGTTGGGGGATTGGTTGTTATGATCTTGATTTTCGCCGGACTGATGTTGTTCATGCAAAACGATCCGATTCCGTTTACCAAAACCCAAATGTCAAGGATCACTTCTACCGGAAAAATCTTTTCAGCTTCAATTTCACAGGATGGACGATACGTTGCTTATGTTCAGTTGGATAAGGGAAAATATTCGTTGTGGGTAAAGCAGTTGGCCACCTCAAGTAACATTCAGATTAGAATTGCTCAAAAGGCAGCAATTGCGGATCCTGTGTTCTCCAATGATGGGAATTTCATATTTTACCGTATGGGAGATGATGTTCTAGATAATTATTCACTCTATAAGATTCCTGTACTTGGGGGGAATTCGGTAAAAATTTTGGACAATGTCCAAAGCTCAGTTACGTTATCACCTGATGGAAAACAGCTCGCATTTCGAAGAGTCTATCCAGAATCGGGCAATTTTGCGTTGGTTGTTGCCTCTGTCGATGGTTCACAACAGAAAGATCTCAGTGCGTATAAAGGGGATCTCTGGATCAATGGTAATCCTTCTTGGTCACCGGATGGGAAAATGATTGCAGCCTCTCTGGGATCGTGGGAAGGAGGATTCCATCATACCGTTGTTGGTTTTGATGTAACAACGGCAGAAATGAAAAAATTATCAACCCATCAATGGGATGATGTGTCTCAAGTCAATTGGCTTTCAAACGGGAAGGGACTTGTTGTAGAGGCTTCAAGTATCAATATCATTGCAACACAACTATTTTTCATCGAATATCCTTCCGGTACCGTTTCCAAAGTGACAAATGATCTGAATAACTATTTGAGTTCGTCTCTCACGAATGATTTTAAAACGTTGTGTACAGTCTTGAATGAACAGGAACTTTATTTGTATTTTGTTCAAAACGGAGATGCAAAGCATGCAAAAAAAATTACTTCGCAGCGTAATGACGGTGACAGGGGATTGACAATCAGCAGTAAGAATGAATTGTATTATTCATCCAGACAGAATGGAGCTTTTGATATTTGGAAATCGGAGCTCAACGGCGAGAATCAACAACAGATTACATTTGATGAGTTTCTGGAATTTGATTTTTCAGTCTCCACCATTGCCAAATCAATAGTGTTCACCTCATCTAAGGGAGGAATTCCCAATATTTGGTCACTCAAAACCGACGGAACAGGACTGAAACAATTAACAAAAGATGCTGAAGACTACAGGCCCACTATTGATGCAACAGGAAAGTGGGTCGTGTTTGATTCCTGGCTTCGGGGTCCGAATACAATCATGAAGGTGCTGCTGGATGGTGGGGAGAGAGTGGATATCACATCGACTCAAGGAACTCAGCCGAGTATCACTAACGACGGAAAGCGAGTGATCTTTCGTAAATATGATGACCAACGAAAGGTTCAGACGATGTACGCGGTACCGCTGGAAGGGGGAACGCCGAAATACTTGTTTGATCTTTCGAGCGATGCAGAAAATGAAATGGTGATGCGGCCCAACAGCAACGATATAAGTTACATCCTCACGGAGAATGGAGTATCTAACATCTATATCCGGTCGTTGGATGGCGGCGCTCAAAAACGATACACCGATTTTGACGAATATTTTATCACAAATTTTGCATGGACTAACGACGGGAAATCACTAATCGTCTCTCGCGGTGATATCCGATCCGATGTTGTCATTATTGCAGATGAACAAAACAAGACGGTAAAATGA